From the genome of Synergistetes bacterium HGW-Synergistetes-1, one region includes:
- a CDS encoding C-terminal binding protein, whose amino-acid sequence MSKFKVFATDITWPDLEIEKSILKEIDADVILSKGGSPEEICMQGEDADAIMALFTPMNRKNLSYFKNAKILLRTGIGTNSVDLDAATDMGIIVCNVPDYCQEEVADHTIALFLDITRKIVELVNQTRAGGWDMSIADPVPRYRNKVFALAGCGGIGRMVANRLHPFGIKVIGYDPYLPEEVFEKNGIIRYDDLDKLFADADFLSLHMPLTQESTNLVNERTLSLMKPTAYLINTARGPMVDEEALYNACQQKKIAGAALDVTIAEPPAGHTKFIEKPKLASLSNVIITPHAAWNSEDAIPELRVKVASEIRRFLVGEKPLNVVNKSVLEKFNF is encoded by the coding sequence ATGTCCAAATTTAAAGTTTTTGCAACAGATATAACTTGGCCGGATCTTGAAATTGAAAAATCAATTTTGAAAGAAATTGATGCCGATGTTATTCTGTCAAAAGGAGGAAGCCCGGAAGAAATCTGTATGCAGGGTGAAGATGCGGATGCAATAATGGCCCTGTTTACTCCGATGAACCGTAAAAATCTGTCATATTTTAAAAATGCCAAAATTCTTCTTCGGACGGGAATTGGAACTAATAGTGTAGACCTTGATGCTGCAACAGATATGGGCATTATTGTCTGCAATGTTCCAGATTACTGTCAGGAAGAGGTAGCAGATCATACGATAGCCCTCTTCCTCGACATCACCAGAAAGATCGTAGAACTCGTAAATCAGACAAGAGCGGGCGGGTGGGATATGTCAATAGCAGACCCTGTGCCTCGCTATCGCAATAAGGTTTTTGCTCTGGCAGGATGCGGAGGCATTGGAAGAATGGTTGCAAACAGGCTGCACCCTTTCGGTATCAAAGTGATAGGTTATGACCCGTATCTTCCGGAAGAAGTTTTTGAGAAGAATGGAATAATCAGATATGATGATCTGGACAAACTTTTTGCTGATGCAGATTTTCTCTCGCTTCATATGCCGCTAACGCAGGAGAGTACCAATCTTGTTAATGAAAGGACTCTCTCTCTTATGAAACCGACAGCCTATCTGATCAATACAGCCCGAGGTCCTATGGTGGATGAAGAAGCACTTTATAATGCCTGCCAGCAGAAGAAAATTGCAGGTGCAGCACTTGATGTAACAATTGCGGAACCTCCTGCAGGTCATACAAAGTTTATTGAAAAGCCCAAACTGGCATCGCTTTCGAATGTTATCATAACACCTCACGCAGCTTGGAATTCTGAAGATGCTATTCCTGAACTGCGGGTGAAGGTGGCTTCCGAGATACGCAGATTCCTTGTCGGTGAAAAACCTCTGAATGTAGTGAATAAATCAGTACTTGAAAAATTTAATTTTTAA
- a CDS encoding carbon-nitrogen hydrolase — protein sequence MLRVGIAQIDIKLGDRNANYKNVETWMGKYFKPSETETLIVLPEIWDVGYAIEEAEKYADPEGLQAAKFLGELAKKYNVWFAAGSVLAGTQEGSVNRAQVINPKGEYINHYDKVHLIPLMDEDKYLNGGKRECLFEVGGVTAGCVICYDIRFCEWLRINALHGAKVLFVSAEWPTCRIDHWIALLKARAIENMMYVVACNRVGNSKGTDFGGHSLVLDPWGEVLYEGSDKEEGIFVEINPEKVQEIRDHLKVFNVRHPELYIE from the coding sequence TTGCTGCGTGTTGGAATTGCTCAAATAGATATCAAGCTCGGTGATAGGAATGCAAATTACAAAAATGTTGAGACATGGATGGGCAAATATTTCAAACCGTCTGAAACAGAAACACTTATTGTTCTGCCGGAGATTTGGGATGTAGGGTATGCAATTGAAGAAGCTGAAAAATATGCTGATCCCGAAGGCCTGCAGGCAGCAAAATTTTTGGGCGAACTCGCTAAAAAGTACAATGTATGGTTTGCTGCCGGTTCTGTTCTTGCCGGAACTCAGGAAGGTTCAGTTAACAGAGCTCAGGTAATAAACCCAAAAGGCGAATATATAAATCACTATGATAAGGTCCACCTTATTCCGTTAATGGATGAAGATAAGTATTTGAACGGCGGAAAACGGGAATGTCTTTTTGAGGTAGGAGGAGTAACAGCAGGCTGTGTTATATGTTATGACATCCGGTTTTGCGAATGGTTAAGGATCAACGCTCTTCATGGAGCCAAAGTGCTCTTTGTCTCAGCTGAATGGCCGACTTGTCGTATTGACCACTGGATCGCACTCCTGAAAGCGCGTGCTATTGAAAACATGATGTATGTTGTCGCATGCAATAGAGTGGGGAATTCAAAAGGTACTGATTTCGGCGGACATTCATTGGTTCTTGACCCCTGGGGTGAAGTTCTTTATGAAGGTTCAGATAAAGAAGAAGGTATATTTGTTGAAATAAACCCTGAAAAGGTTCAGGAAATCCGGGACCATTTGAAGGTTTTCAACGTCCGTCACCCTGAACTTTATATCGAATAA
- a CDS encoding TRAP transporter substrate-binding protein DctP — translation MSDMKKHVNFAVSALVIILLVFACIPAFAASEKPLTLRIAHVVTEKGGEHLGSLKLKEILEKKSGGKIIVEIYPNGSMGQNREMIESMQAGALDMGLPALPALGGFTDATKVFDLLYLFNDRKEAEKVLDGEVGKSVAKSVEKSGVKIISWWSQGFRESTSNRKFVKPEDLKGLKIRVMDNPLHIEAWNTLGASAIPMAFSEVLTSLQQGVLDAQENPYQNIVQSGFDKVQKFIIETGHLYGPLPLVFSKKVWDKLTPEQQKMIQEAADETKIYEREAQEKINKDLRDGIVKSKTCTIVTLTPEQKNAFRAKLLPLYKKHAPSTNGLLEKIYHQLGRKIDFK, via the coding sequence ATGTCAGATATGAAAAAGCACGTTAATTTTGCAGTATCAGCGCTCGTAATTATTCTTTTAGTTTTTGCATGTATTCCTGCCTTTGCAGCAAGTGAAAAACCCCTCACGCTTCGCATTGCCCATGTTGTAACCGAAAAAGGCGGCGAACATCTTGGATCCCTTAAGTTAAAAGAAATTCTTGAGAAAAAATCAGGCGGGAAAATTATTGTGGAAATATACCCCAATGGTTCGATGGGACAGAACCGCGAAATGATCGAATCAATGCAGGCAGGTGCACTTGATATGGGGCTGCCGGCACTTCCAGCTCTTGGTGGTTTTACAGATGCAACAAAGGTTTTTGACCTCCTCTATCTCTTTAATGATCGCAAAGAGGCAGAAAAGGTCCTTGACGGAGAAGTGGGTAAGTCTGTAGCTAAGTCTGTTGAGAAATCTGGAGTAAAGATCATATCATGGTGGTCACAGGGATTCCGTGAATCAACATCTAACCGCAAGTTTGTAAAACCCGAAGACCTCAAGGGACTTAAGATCCGTGTAATGGATAATCCGCTTCATATAGAAGCATGGAACACCCTTGGAGCCAGTGCTATCCCTATGGCATTTTCAGAAGTTCTGACAAGCCTTCAGCAGGGCGTACTTGATGCACAGGAGAATCCTTACCAGAACATAGTTCAGTCTGGCTTTGACAAAGTACAGAAATTTATTATTGAGACAGGGCATCTTTATGGTCCGTTGCCGCTTGTATTCTCAAAGAAAGTATGGGATAAACTTACTCCTGAACAGCAGAAAATGATTCAGGAAGCAGCTGATGAAACCAAGATTTATGAGCGCGAAGCACAGGAAAAGATCAATAAGGATCTTCGTGATGGAATAGTAAAGAGTAAAACCTGTACTATCGTTACTCTAACACCTGAACAGAAGAATGCATTCCGCGCGAAGCTGTTGCCCCTTTACAAAAAGCATGCTCCTTCAACAAACGGTCTCCTTGAAAAAATATACCATCAGCTTGGACGCAAGATAGATTTTAAATAA